TCATTGCGGTCTTTGTCGTCCGTGGGATCCTCCCCTGGCTGATCGTCTGGGTTGCGACGCCTTCGCTCGGGCCTGTCGGAGCGCTCTTTGCGACCTTTTCAAGCGATCCGGCGGTGATAGAGGCTATCGAGGCGTCTTCGCCTATCCTCCTGATCGGGGGCGGGACGTTTCTCGTCTTCCTCTTCTTCCACTGGCTCTTTGTGGAGGAGAAAAACTTCGGCCTCCCGGGAGAGCGGTTTTTCTCGCGGCAGGGAGTCTGGTTCTTTGCTATCGCCTCGATCCTGCTGGCCGGTATCGTCTGGTTCGCCCTGCAGCAGAGTCCCCTGATGGGATTCGGGGCAGTTGCCGGCTCGACGGCGTTCTTTATCGTTCACGGGTTCCGGCAGAATGCCGAGGCGCAGGAGGCAAGGCTCACCGATCGGAACCTTTCCGATGTATCCAAGATATTCTATCTCGAGGTCATCGATGCGACGTTCTCCATCGACGGCGTCATCGGGGCGTTTGCATTCACCTTTGCCGTCCCGCTGATCCTGATCGGTAATGGCCTTGGGGCATTCGTCGTGCGGGAGCTCACCATTCGGAACATCGAGCGGATCAAGTGCTATCTGTACCTCAAGAACGGGGCGATGTACTCGATCCTCGTCCTCGGGACGATCATGATCCTGGACAGTTTCGGCATCCACATCCCGGTGTGGCTCGCTCCGGCAGCCACATTCATCATCGTCGGCTATTTCTTTTACAGGTCGGCACGGTGTCGGGTAGGGATGGGTGTGGGGGTATGAAAGTGTGTCTCATCGCCTTCCCCTTCAGGCTCCGGTCATCCCTCTATTTCGTGCTTCCCTCCGTCTGATCCGAGCCTTGTAGTACTCATGCGCGACGAGGAGCAGGATAGGGAAGGGCACGAGGAGCAGCAGGTACTCCGGTGGCACGAACGCGGTGTTGAATATGAACTGCACCGGTGGGAAGAGGAGGAGCAGGGCGACCCAGAGGACCTCAAACCCTACTGCTGCGAGCAGAAGGCGATTTGAAAAGAAGCTCCTGCTGAAGAGCGGGAACTGCCACGACCGCAGTGTCCAGACGTTTGCGATCTGACAGAAGACGGCGCCGAGGAGCGTCATGGTCATCGCCTGGTAGTGGAGCGTGGTTCCGCTGATCGAGAGATCGCCGTACTGCCATCCTGAAAGGAAGAGGAATCCTAGAAATCCGGTCATCGCCGCCGTCGCTTCGATCATCCCGAGAAATGCATATCCGCGTTTGAAGACCTCCCGGTCGAGGATTTGCTCATTCTTTCCGACCGGTGGCCGGTCCATGATATCCTCTTCCGGTTGCTCTTTTCCAAGCGAAAGGCCGGGCAGGAGGTCGGTTCCGAGATCGATGGAGAGGATCTGGATGACGGAGAGCGGGAGGGGGATTGCGAGGAAGAACTGCAGGATATAGGGGATTATCTCGGGCATGTTGGACGAGAGGATGTAGGTGACGAACTTTTTGATGTTGTAGTAGACCGTTCGCCCCTCTTCGATCGCCGCCACTATCGACGCGAAGTTATCGTCGAGCAGGATAATGTCGGCAGCCTCCTTGGCAACTTCCGTTCCCCGCTCTCCCATCGCAACGCCGATATCCGCTTTCCGAAGCGCCGGAGCGTCGTTCACCCCGTCACCGGTCATGGCCACCACTTCGCCGTTCCGCTGCAGGATCCCGGTGATCCGCAGCTTCTGGTCGGAAGGCATCCGGGCAAAGAGGATATCCTGTGCCTTAAGAAGATCTCCGAGTTCGTCGTCCGAGTAGTCCAGGATCTCGTCCCCGACGATCGCCCTATCCACTGAAAGACCGATCGTTTCGGCGATCGCCATCGCGGTGAACGGTGAGTCGCCGGTGAGGATCATCACCCGGACACCGGCTCTCCGGCACGCATCTACAGCACCAGGCACCTCCGCACGCGGAAGATCCATGAATGCCACGAGGCCGAGACAGATGAGCCCGCTCTCGTCATCGCCCTCCTTATACGCGACGGTCAGCACCCGGTATGCTTCCTTTTCAAACTCCTCGGCACGGGAGAGGAGGCGGTCCCGCATCTCCGCAGTGAGGATCCGCACCTCGTTGTCTTCATCGAGGTAGTAGCCCGACTTTTCGAGGATCACCTCCGGAGCGCCTTTCGTGAAGATAAACTGCCGGCTTCCCCTCCGGTAGATCGTCGACATCATCTTCCGGTCGCTCGAGAACGGGATTTCACCGACCTTTTCGTAGTCCGATACTTTGATATCGGCTTTGCGTGCCGCAGCAACGATGGCAAGCTCGGTCGGATCCCCGAAGATCGCGTTCTCTCCGATCGTCGCCCGGCAGTCCAGCAGTCCTGATGCAAGGAAGAACCGCAGCCGTTCTTCCGAACCCTGCACTGCCTGCCGGAACGAGAAATCTCCTTTCTGGGAGTAGCCCTCGCCGGTAATAGTGATCTCCTCGCCGCTCGTCAGGTAGATATGCCGTGCCGTCATCTCGTTGCGGGTCAGGGTGCCGGTCTTGTCGGTGCAGATGACTGTCGCGCTCCCGAGGGTCTGGACGGCGTCGAGGTTCTTGACAAGGGCATTTCTCCCGGCCATCCGCTGGCTGCCGAGCGAGAGTGAGAGGGTGATGGTCGGAAGCATCCCTTCGGGCACGTTCGCCACAATCAGCGAGAGCGCGAATATCGCGGCGACGAAGAGTCCTCTGCCCGAAAGAAAACCGAGGATAAAGAATATTGCTCCGGCCAGCAGTGCGGCGAGGGTGAGGATGCGGGTGATTCTGACGATCTCACGCTGCATCGGGGTCGGCCTTTTCGTCACCTCCTTTGAGAGTTTTGCGATCTTCCCAAACTCCGTCGCCGTCCCGGTGGCAAAGACGGCCGCAACTCCGTTTCCCGAGACCACCGTGGTGCCGGCGAAGACGACGTTCCGGCTTTCAAGAAGCCGCTTTGCTTCGCCCGGCTCAGATGTCCGCTTTACGGGACGCGACTCCCCGGTGAGGGTTGCCATATCGGCATACAGGGAGTTTGCCTCGAGCACGACGGCATCGGCAGCGATCCTATCGCCTTCTTCCAGTATCAGAATGTCTCCGGGAACAATCATCCTGGCGTCGACCCTCTCGACGGCTCCGTTCCGGCGGACACTGACCTGTGGCGGAATAAGTTTTAAGAGGGCTTCAACCGTCCGTTCCGCTTTGTACTCCTGCCAGAACGTGAAGGTGGCATTGACGATGACGGCACCGAGGACGGCTACGCCGAGGATATCGTAGCCCTCGCCGGGAGAATAGACGTTGGCAATAAATGAGAGCAGTGCCGCGACTTCGAGGAGAACGGCAAAGAAACTGGTGTATTGCTTGGCATACTCGAGAACGTAGTTCTTGCGCTTTGCTTTCTCGACCTCGTTATACCCGGTGGTCTTCAACCTCGTATCGACTTCGCTCCCGCGAAGACCCTCCTCCCGGGTATTGAGATGAGAGAGGACCTCTTCCTTCGGCCGGGAATAGATGAGCATGGCTGAGTACCCCGGATGTGGCTCCGGTCCTGAGTGTGCACCTCCAGGTGTCTGATCCTATATGAAGATGGCCGTCTGCGGGGGATGCCGGTACCGTTCCGGGAACGGTATGGCCGCGTCCATGGCGTGCCGCCATGGCCTGTGGGTGAGGGGCTCTTCCCCTGAATCCTCCGGCAGTTCTCACGTTTCGCCCCGAAAAAGACTTTAACACCTCCTGCACACCAGCTACCTTCATGAAGAGATCCTTTGGTCCCCGAACACTGCTCTACCCGCATCCCGACCTGATCGTCGGGACGTACGGCCGGGACGGGCAGCCGAACGTAATGGCAGCGGCATGGGGGGGTATCTGCTCCTCGAAGCCGCCCTCTGTCGCGGTTTCACTGCAGAAAGCCCGCCACTCCTACGATGCCATCATGGAGAGGCAGGCATTCACCGTCAGCATCCCTTCTGCAGACTACGTCAGAGAAGCTGATTACTTCGGGATCGCATCCGGAAAGGATGCGGATAAATTTGCAGCGACGAATCTCACCCCCGTGAAGAGCGACCTTGTGGACGCTCCGTATGTCGGGGAGTTCCCGGTGGTGCTCGAATGCCGCCTCCTCACGACCGTGGAGATCGGCGTCCATACCCAGTTCATCGGGGAGATCCTCGACGTAAAAATCGATGAGAGTGTTCTTGACGAGGACGGTAAGCCGGATATTGCAAAGATCCGTCCCTTTGCGTACGACTCTGCACGCATGGAGTACTACGGTTTCGGAGAGGTGCTGGCGAAGGCCTTTTCCGCAGGCAGGGAGTTCCTGTAACTTCAGTCTCCGGGAGAACCGGCCAGCATCCGGTCAAGCACGAGACCCTGATCGGCATACCGCTCCTCGGCCCGGAGAAGATCTTCCCAGGTATCCGGTGACATCCCGGCAGGCCCGATCTGTCGGATGATCCCGTGGACGGCGGCGTATATCCGGTACATCCCCCGGATGGAGTCCGACATCCCCTGGTACTCCTCTGTGATCGTGTCGATATCGTCCGGGTGCTCGGCGATAGCGATCGTATGATCGATGAAGGCGGGGAGTTTGTCGGTCAGCACCGGCAGCAGGTCGGAGAATACCGAGAGAAGGAGGTTGACCGTCTCGTTCAGGCTCCCGGCGGATGCACCGTCCTGATCGAGCGCCGATGCCGGAATCCATCCTCCGGTGATCAGGAGAAGGACGGCGGTGCAGGCAAGGCACCAGAAGAGCCGTGGCGGTCGCATTGCTCTTCTCTCTTGTTCCCCGGCTACCTAAATGTTGCGGCGCCGGATAAAAAGCCCGGGCGCTTTACCGCCGTCCTTTCTTCGTCTCGATCCAGTGTTTCCGCCTGCCGCAACGCTCGCAGATCTGCTCCCACTCGACGACGTTCGACGCGTACTCGTTGTACCCGCGCTTCCTGCCCCATGTATGGATGCCTATCCTGCAGAGGAGTGATATTCCGGCCATAGTATCTGTCTCTTATACGACTGTCCCCGGCAAAATTCCTCCCGCCGTCGAAACTCCACGCAAATTATATAAAACCGGAGATCCGATGGTATCCTGTCAGCATTCCGGAGTGGTGTTTGCGGTGGCGTTTATTTACTACGGGCAGGGGGTCTCCTCCCTCTACGGGGATTTTGTTGAGCGGTTGATCTCACATCTGGCGCTTGAGGGCACCGAGCTTACAGAGCAGTCGATCGGTGCGTCGACCGCCCGGATGCGTGTGCGCCATACCGGTGAGAAGGGAGAGCTTGCAATAGAGGCCGAAGGAAAGAATGTCAAAGTGACGTATACCGTCGACCGCGAGAAGAAAGAGATCGGGCGTGGACTGATGGGCGCCATCGCCGGAGGAGGGATCGGCAGCATCCTCGGGGGGGTGCTCCGCGGCGAGCGTGATGCCGGAGATATCGTGGGCGACGTCGTCGGCGGTGCGGCGGCCGGCGGTGCCTACGAAGCCTATCGTGGCTATGAGGAGTCGCAGGATGACCGTACGGCCTTCGCCCAGCTCCTCGCCGGCTGCGTGCGGGAGGTCGAGGACGAACTGCAGGCGATCCTCGAGGGGCAGGAGGAGGCCAGAGAGGCGCTCCGCGAGCGCGGCCGCCAGAAGCGCGAGGACGAAGAGGCGAAGGAAGAAGAGATGCGCGAGCTCCTTGACGACCTCTACGGTGACCTGCTCGCTGTTCAGGAGGAGGTTGACCTCGCCGCATCCGAAGGGCTCGCCGCTGCAAAACCGAAAGCCCGTACGGACAGGGCCGAAAAACTCTACCTGGAGGCACAAAGCGCCCTTGAAGAGCGTAAGTATGCCATCGCGGTTGCGAAGGTGAAGGCGGCCCGGTCGATGGTGGAGAGCGCCCGGGAGAGCCTGGATGCTCTCGAG
This sequence is a window from Methanoculleus taiwanensis. Protein-coding genes within it:
- a CDS encoding DUF475 domain-containing protein, producing the protein MDWIAIILIVAGLCLFETISSIDNAIINAEVLSTMQERARRWFLVWGLLIAVFVVRGILPWLIVWVATPSLGPVGALFATFSSDPAVIEAIEASSPILLIGGGTFLVFLFFHWLFVEEKNFGLPGERFFSRQGVWFFAIASILLAGIVWFALQQSPLMGFGAVAGSTAFFIVHGFRQNAEAQEARLTDRNLSDVSKIFYLEVIDATFSIDGVIGAFAFTFAVPLILIGNGLGAFVVRELTIRNIERIKCYLYLKNGAMYSILVLGTIMILDSFGIHIPVWLAPAATFIIVGYFFYRSARCRVGMGVGV
- a CDS encoding cation-translocating P-type ATPase, coding for MLIYSRPKEEVLSHLNTREEGLRGSEVDTRLKTTGYNEVEKAKRKNYVLEYAKQYTSFFAVLLEVAALLSFIANVYSPGEGYDILGVAVLGAVIVNATFTFWQEYKAERTVEALLKLIPPQVSVRRNGAVERVDARMIVPGDILILEEGDRIAADAVVLEANSLYADMATLTGESRPVKRTSEPGEAKRLLESRNVVFAGTTVVSGNGVAAVFATGTATEFGKIAKLSKEVTKRPTPMQREIVRITRILTLAALLAGAIFFILGFLSGRGLFVAAIFALSLIVANVPEGMLPTITLSLSLGSQRMAGRNALVKNLDAVQTLGSATVICTDKTGTLTRNEMTARHIYLTSGEEITITGEGYSQKGDFSFRQAVQGSEERLRFFLASGLLDCRATIGENAIFGDPTELAIVAAARKADIKVSDYEKVGEIPFSSDRKMMSTIYRRGSRQFIFTKGAPEVILEKSGYYLDEDNEVRILTAEMRDRLLSRAEEFEKEAYRVLTVAYKEGDDESGLICLGLVAFMDLPRAEVPGAVDACRRAGVRVMILTGDSPFTAMAIAETIGLSVDRAIVGDEILDYSDDELGDLLKAQDILFARMPSDQKLRITGILQRNGEVVAMTGDGVNDAPALRKADIGVAMGERGTEVAKEAADIILLDDNFASIVAAIEEGRTVYYNIKKFVTYILSSNMPEIIPYILQFFLAIPLPLSVIQILSIDLGTDLLPGLSLGKEQPEEDIMDRPPVGKNEQILDREVFKRGYAFLGMIEATAAMTGFLGFLFLSGWQYGDLSISGTTLHYQAMTMTLLGAVFCQIANVWTLRSWQFPLFSRSFFSNRLLLAAVGFEVLWVALLLLFPPVQFIFNTAFVPPEYLLLLVPFPILLLVAHEYYKARIRRREARNRGMTGA
- a CDS encoding flavin reductase family protein produces the protein MKRSFGPRTLLYPHPDLIVGTYGRDGQPNVMAAAWGGICSSKPPSVAVSLQKARHSYDAIMERQAFTVSIPSADYVREADYFGIASGKDADKFAATNLTPVKSDLVDAPYVGEFPVVLECRLLTTVEIGVHTQFIGEILDVKIDESVLDEDGKPDIAKIRPFAYDSARMEYYGFGEVLAKAFSAGREFL